A single Gemmatimonadales bacterium DNA region contains:
- a CDS encoding 3-keto-5-aminohexanoate cleavage protein, producing MIARIPPSTPGPRARGKGAAPRLPHPYTPYPELIINFCPTGMVPTRAMTPHVPISPAAVIDDACRALELGASIVHLHARERDGTPSYRAELYETMILGIRAHVPEAIICVSCSGRNFPEFERRSEVLDLSGRARADLASLTLTSLDFPTGTSQNSPEMVVRLAERMAERGVKPELECFDFGMINAANLLITKGLAAPPFYFNLLLGSRYSAPATARHLSAMLVDLPPDSLWSGAGIGLFQLPMNTLAIAMGGHCRVGLEDNIYYGFDRSELATNTALVARVKQLSEIFGRPLANPARARAMLGLGPSAGTRSVGAATGAGAGA from the coding sequence ATGATCGCCCGCATTCCCCCGAGCACGCCGGGGCCCCGCGCCCGGGGCAAGGGCGCCGCCCCACGGCTGCCGCATCCGTACACGCCGTACCCCGAGCTGATAATCAATTTCTGTCCGACCGGCATGGTGCCCACCAGGGCGATGACGCCGCACGTGCCGATCAGTCCCGCCGCGGTGATCGACGATGCGTGCCGCGCGCTCGAGCTCGGCGCAAGCATCGTCCACCTGCACGCCCGCGAGCGCGACGGCACGCCGAGCTATCGGGCCGAGTTGTACGAGACGATGATCCTGGGCATCCGCGCGCACGTGCCCGAGGCGATCATCTGCGTGAGCTGCAGCGGGCGGAATTTTCCCGAGTTCGAGCGGCGGAGCGAGGTGCTGGACCTTTCCGGCCGCGCGCGGGCCGACCTCGCGAGTCTCACGCTCACCTCGCTTGACTTCCCGACCGGGACCAGCCAGAACAGCCCCGAAATGGTCGTCCGCCTGGCCGAGCGGATGGCGGAGCGCGGCGTAAAGCCCGAGCTCGAGTGCTTCGATTTCGGCATGATCAACGCGGCGAACCTGCTCATCACCAAGGGCCTTGCCGCACCGCCGTTCTACTTCAACCTGCTGCTCGGCTCGCGCTACTCGGCGCCGGCGACGGCGCGCCATCTCTCCGCGATGCTGGTGGACCTGCCGCCCGACTCGCTCTGGTCGGGCGCAGGCATCGGCCTCTTCCAGCTCCCGATGAACACGCTCGCGATTGCCATGGGCGGGCACTGCCGCGTGGGGCTCGAGGACAATATCTACTACGGGTTCGACCGGTCGGAGCTCGCGACCAACACTGCGCTGGTGGCGCGGGTGAAGCAGTTGAGCGAAATCTTCGGACGTCCGCTCGCGAACCCGGCGCGTGCGCGCGCGATGTTGGGGCTCGGACCGTCCGCGGGCACGCGGTCCGTCGGCGCGGCCACCGGCGCCGGGGCGGGCGCATGA